A genomic window from Cytobacillus suaedae includes:
- a CDS encoding M20/M25/M40 family metallo-hydrolase: MLIEMIQTKVKEALPKSVEDLKEFCDLQTISAQKKMIPETVQYLLNFIEELGGKTKVLDDIEGGHPVIYASFEAGPRGNSEKTLLFYNHYDVQPPEPLDEWETPPFELTEIEGKLFARGSADNKGDLMARLTAIKILKESEAGLPCHVKFLLEGEEEIGSPNLEFYLTQYNELFKADACIWEHADKDDKDRVSLMAGVKGMAYFELTCESADMDLHSKVGALVDNAAWRITHALASMKNNKHEILVDGFFDGILPPTDLELEYVRSIPFDEQSISNLYGLKQPLITSYSGQDPREANIFNPTMTICGLESGYYGEGSKTVLPKKAMAKLDCRLVPGQDPAHILECIENHLQKQGFSDVKVKLLSGVRAFRSDLSHPFVTLMVRTAQEVYDTEVVLSPNNTGTGPMSEFGHHLQLPIVSTGVGWAHSRLHAPNESIRLKDYEEGIVHIAYIISEFANTN, translated from the coding sequence ATGTTAATTGAGATGATACAAACTAAAGTAAAGGAAGCTCTTCCAAAATCTGTGGAAGATTTAAAGGAATTCTGTGACTTACAGACTATTTCTGCTCAAAAAAAGATGATACCAGAAACAGTTCAATACCTTCTGAATTTCATAGAAGAACTTGGTGGTAAAACAAAAGTATTAGATGACATTGAAGGTGGACATCCAGTAATCTATGCTTCCTTTGAAGCGGGACCTAGAGGGAATTCTGAAAAGACTTTATTATTTTACAACCATTATGACGTACAACCTCCTGAACCATTAGATGAATGGGAGACTCCCCCGTTTGAGTTAACTGAAATAGAAGGGAAATTATTTGCAAGAGGTTCTGCTGACAACAAAGGTGACTTAATGGCTAGACTAACTGCTATTAAAATTTTAAAAGAGTCAGAAGCTGGTCTACCTTGTCATGTAAAGTTTCTCCTTGAAGGTGAAGAGGAAATTGGCAGTCCGAATCTTGAATTCTATTTAACCCAATATAATGAGTTATTTAAAGCGGATGCTTGTATTTGGGAGCATGCTGATAAAGATGATAAAGACCGAGTCAGCTTAATGGCTGGTGTAAAAGGCATGGCTTATTTTGAATTAACGTGTGAAAGTGCGGATATGGATCTTCACTCTAAAGTTGGTGCGCTTGTAGATAATGCAGCATGGCGAATTACCCATGCACTAGCATCAATGAAAAATAATAAACATGAAATTTTAGTTGATGGATTTTTTGATGGAATCCTCCCTCCAACAGATTTAGAGTTGGAGTATGTACGGAGTATACCTTTTGATGAACAATCTATTTCGAACTTATATGGATTAAAGCAACCATTGATCACTTCTTATAGTGGACAAGATCCTCGTGAGGCAAATATTTTTAACCCAACGATGACAATCTGTGGTCTCGAGAGTGGCTATTACGGAGAAGGTTCTAAAACTGTTCTTCCAAAAAAAGCGATGGCTAAGTTAGATTGTCGCTTAGTTCCTGGCCAGGATCCTGCCCATATTCTAGAATGTATTGAAAATCATCTTCAAAAACAAGGGTTCTCAGATGTGAAAGTAAAATTATTAAGTGGTGTGAGAGCATTCCGTTCTGATTTATCTCATCCATTTGTCACGCTTATGGTCCGTACTGCGCAGGAAGTTTATGATACCGAAGTGGTACTATCCCCTAATAATACGGGTACAGGTCCAATGTCGGAATTCGGACACCACTTGCAACTTCCTATCGTTAGTACCGGAGTAGGTTGGGCTCATTCTCGATTACATGCACCCAATGAATCCATTCGCCTTAAAGATTATGAAGAAGGCATTGTTCATATAGCTTACATTATTTCAGAATTTGCTAACACAAATTAA
- a CDS encoding MerR family transcriptional regulator — translation MYKISEFSEMTGLSKETLRYYAEVKLLEPAYIDQINNYRYYDDGSYFLALLLRKLRRFGFTIQEMISVMEDESFENLEELLLNKREKIQLQIKDLKLQIKEIDDFVSSGKE, via the coding sequence ATGTACAAGATAAGTGAGTTTTCTGAAATGACAGGTTTATCTAAAGAAACGCTTCGTTACTATGCTGAGGTTAAATTACTAGAGCCAGCATACATCGACCAGATAAACAACTATCGTTACTATGATGATGGAAGCTACTTTTTGGCATTACTTTTAAGGAAACTCAGGCGTTTCGGGTTTACCATTCAAGAGATGATATCCGTGATGGAAGATGAGTCTTTTGAAAACTTAGAAGAATTATTATTAAATAAACGAGAAAAAATTCAGTTGCAAATTAAAGACCTAAAACTACAGATAAAAGAAATAGATGACTTCGTATCATCTGGGAAGGAGTGA
- the phnE gene encoding phosphonate ABC transporter, permease protein PhnE — MWFKPKSIGTAIVLCILIYISAVFTEFDLSKFRDFRNMIDFLSHWFPMDFSKLPYMIRDSAETVAMAFLGSFLGLVIALPISFTAARNTTPSKFIFHFSRSSLSFVRSIPEIVFGLILLTALGLGPFPAVLAIMFHNIGVLGKLISELIEAADPGPQEAMKAVGAKKGFGYLFSVLPQIWPNVLSQYFYRFEVAIRTSLILGFIGGGGIGQRLFNDFKTFQYSSVSLDVLIIMIIVIMVDLIGSKVRNNVI; from the coding sequence ATGTGGTTTAAACCCAAAAGTATAGGGACTGCAATCGTACTTTGTATTCTCATCTATATAAGTGCCGTCTTTACTGAATTTGATTTATCAAAGTTCAGGGACTTTCGTAATATGATAGACTTTTTATCACATTGGTTTCCAATGGATTTTTCAAAGCTTCCATATATGATAAGAGACAGTGCTGAAACAGTAGCGATGGCGTTTCTTGGGAGTTTCCTAGGATTAGTCATCGCCCTACCTATTAGTTTTACTGCTGCTAGGAATACGACTCCTTCGAAATTTATTTTTCATTTTTCTCGTAGCTCTCTTAGCTTTGTTCGCTCTATTCCGGAGATTGTTTTCGGTTTAATTTTATTAACAGCTCTTGGCCTTGGTCCCTTCCCGGCTGTTTTAGCGATTATGTTTCACAATATTGGGGTTTTAGGAAAATTAATTAGTGAACTAATTGAAGCAGCAGATCCTGGTCCACAGGAGGCTATGAAAGCAGTTGGTGCCAAGAAGGGCTTTGGTTATCTGTTTAGTGTGTTACCGCAAATTTGGCCTAATGTGTTATCACAATATTTTTATCGATTTGAGGTTGCAATCCGAACATCTCTCATCTTAGGTTTTATTGGTGGTGGAGGAATTGGTCAGCGACTGTTTAACGATTTTAAGACGTTTCAATATTCTTCTGTTTCCTTGGATGTATTAATTATTATGATAATCGTTATTATGGTGGACTTGATAGGCAGTAAAGTACGTAATAATGTTATTTAA
- a CDS encoding SRPBCC family protein produces the protein MLNWKSEKSIPANIEKVWSLFSDENIKRIMPKVEEHTLIEKLEQEVGAKHQQTYREGKRLETYIVETLAYEDIENKKYKVVQFILGKAFEIRLSYTLLKVDENNTKFIYEGQNKGVNFVGRAMLKLGSEKSNNKVVEEFLQRVYDESLII, from the coding sequence ATGCTAAACTGGAAAAGTGAAAAGAGTATTCCAGCTAATATTGAAAAGGTATGGAGTTTATTTTCAGATGAAAATATTAAAAGAATAATGCCAAAGGTAGAGGAGCATACATTAATTGAGAAGTTGGAACAAGAGGTAGGGGCTAAGCATCAACAAACATACCGGGAAGGTAAACGGCTAGAAACCTATATCGTTGAAACATTAGCTTATGAGGATATAGAAAACAAAAAGTATAAAGTAGTACAGTTTATATTAGGAAAAGCCTTTGAAATTAGACTCTCGTATACGCTATTAAAGGTAGATGAAAACAATACAAAATTTATTTATGAAGGACAGAATAAAGGCGTTAATTTTGTGGGTAGAGCAATGCTTAAACTTGGTAGTGAAAAAAGCAACAATAAAGTTGTTGAAGAGTTTTTACAAAGAGTTTATGATGAATCCCTTATTATATAG
- the selD gene encoding selenide, water dikinase SelD, which translates to MSKEEIIKLTSLSSKGGUGCKIGPEDLAQVLRHLPKSVPDPNLLVGLDTSDDAGVYKINDEIALVQTLDFFTPIVDDPYMFGQIAAANALSDVYAMGGKPLTVMNIVGFPISKLDKSILADILAGASDKVKESGAVLVGGHSIDDNEPKFGLSVTGTVHPERVRANAAAKPGDKLILTKPIGVGILTTAIKKDLLGEAELNEVMQTMAALNKDAAEAMENFPVNACTDVTGFGLLGHAREIAEGSKTGITIFSDKVPVLSRTRELAEQDIIPGGSKKNHKWLADCIDYSENIDQITQFILCDAVTSGGLLISVPESDAESLYKALLDKNVPAAIIGEVTSDKACRITVV; encoded by the coding sequence ATGTCAAAAGAAGAAATAATTAAGCTTACCTCTTTATCTTCAAAAGGTGGCTGAGGATGCAAAATTGGTCCTGAGGACCTGGCGCAAGTTTTGCGTCACTTACCTAAATCTGTTCCAGATCCAAATCTGCTTGTTGGATTAGATACTTCCGATGATGCAGGTGTTTATAAAATTAATGATGAGATAGCGCTGGTTCAAACACTAGATTTCTTTACCCCTATTGTCGATGACCCATATATGTTTGGTCAAATTGCGGCCGCCAATGCATTGAGTGATGTGTATGCGATGGGTGGAAAACCACTAACTGTTATGAACATCGTCGGCTTCCCTATTAGTAAGCTTGATAAAAGCATATTAGCAGATATATTAGCAGGTGCTTCTGATAAAGTGAAAGAATCTGGAGCTGTTCTCGTTGGCGGCCACTCTATTGATGATAACGAGCCAAAATTCGGTCTGTCCGTGACAGGTACTGTTCACCCAGAGCGAGTTCGTGCAAATGCAGCTGCGAAGCCTGGAGATAAATTAATACTCACAAAACCAATTGGTGTTGGAATATTAACCACGGCTATTAAGAAAGATTTACTAGGTGAAGCAGAATTAAACGAAGTGATGCAGACAATGGCTGCACTAAACAAAGACGCGGCTGAAGCAATGGAGAACTTCCCTGTTAATGCATGTACAGATGTAACCGGTTTTGGTTTATTAGGCCATGCTCGGGAAATCGCAGAAGGAAGCAAAACTGGAATTACAATCTTTAGTGATAAAGTGCCAGTACTATCTAGAACTCGAGAACTTGCTGAGCAAGATATCATCCCAGGTGGTAGTAAAAAGAATCATAAATGGCTCGCAGATTGTATTGACTATAGTGAAAATATAGATCAAATAACACAGTTTATATTGTGTGATGCAGTTACATCCGGAGGATTATTAATTTCAGTACCAGAGTCCGATGCTGAATCTTTGTATAAAGCATTGCTAGACAAAAATGTTCCAGCTGCGATTATTGGTGAAGTAACAAGCGATAAAGCTTGTAGAATTACTGTAGTGTAA
- the phnC gene encoding phosphonate ABC transporter ATP-binding protein, protein MIHVTNLSVRYPGSESEALSNINLSFENREFVCILGKSGSGKSTFIRCINGLQKPTNGEVLYKNQSLSNMSEEELRIVRREMGMIFQHFNLIPRLTVMQNVLTGMFGYRSTFKNLLGWFSQVEIERAKQAIEDVELTNQMNRRVEQLSGGQKQRVGIARALLQEPNVFLGDEPVSSLDPGTSTRIFTLLQEIHERHNLLTIINVHDVELAKRFATRLIALKEGEIVFDGSPSEFSEREFNLIYHSNVEEVKELVYS, encoded by the coding sequence TTGATTCACGTTACTAATCTTTCCGTTCGTTACCCTGGTAGCGAAAGTGAAGCACTTTCTAACATCAACTTATCATTTGAGAACAGAGAGTTTGTTTGTATTCTGGGTAAAAGTGGCTCAGGTAAATCCACTTTTATCCGTTGTATTAATGGTCTTCAGAAACCAACAAACGGAGAAGTTCTTTATAAGAACCAATCCTTATCAAACATGTCTGAAGAAGAACTACGAATTGTTAGGCGTGAAATGGGAATGATTTTTCAACATTTCAACCTTATTCCCCGTCTTACAGTGATGCAAAATGTGTTAACTGGTATGTTTGGGTATCGTTCTACTTTTAAAAATTTACTTGGCTGGTTTTCACAAGTAGAAATTGAACGTGCTAAACAAGCTATTGAAGATGTAGAGTTAACAAATCAAATGAATCGAAGAGTTGAACAATTAAGTGGAGGTCAAAAACAAAGAGTTGGTATTGCTCGTGCATTGCTACAGGAGCCAAACGTGTTTCTCGGTGATGAGCCAGTATCTAGCCTTGACCCAGGCACGTCTACTCGGATCTTCACGTTGCTGCAGGAAATACACGAACGCCATAACTTATTGACGATAATCAATGTTCATGATGTAGAGTTAGCTAAACGATTCGCAACGAGGCTCATTGCTCTAAAAGAAGGAGAAATCGTTTTTGATGGGTCCCCTAGCGAGTTTAGTGAAAGAGAATTTAATCTGATTTACCATTCGAATGTGGAAGAAGTGAAAGAGCTTGTTTATAGCTAG
- a CDS encoding MFS transporter codes for MKTQTISAHNIRVMFWVRFFGTINFIAPVLTLFYLGRGLEPIHILWLQIFWSGAVLLGEVPGGVVADRFGAKVSFLIGVTIKIISIVVLIYSHDPWMFFLFSALNGLSVTFFSGADEALIYESLKEDNDHHRMDRAMGKIQSAGFVSMILAVLFGAYFAQDLQDQQFVFLIALGLAFHFVELILIFFVKNPSNYGGYYKENPFNQVKSGIKAIRKAPTLLLLFLNFTLVFIPADSVYEAFNQPIFTNAGVPVVMIGVLYALAAIFGFFASQSVGWFTSRFPRTFLMTVTGGLAAIGLFLSAILGESIWIVIGAFFVLRIGQAIRRPIYSQLKNDLIPSEIRATTLSLISVLDSAFDLVIFGLLSVVAFEGLTGILLASSAIALIGTLTPIERVRWRVKEI; via the coding sequence ATGAAAACACAAACAATATCAGCACACAATATACGAGTGATGTTTTGGGTTCGCTTTTTTGGGACAATTAATTTTATTGCACCAGTATTAACTTTATTTTACCTAGGAAGAGGGTTAGAGCCCATCCATATTTTATGGTTACAAATTTTCTGGAGTGGCGCCGTATTACTAGGTGAGGTTCCAGGTGGAGTGGTTGCCGATCGGTTTGGTGCAAAAGTATCTTTTCTTATTGGAGTAACCATCAAAATTATAAGTATTGTTGTTTTAATATATTCTCACGATCCATGGATGTTTTTCCTATTTAGTGCGTTAAACGGGCTTTCCGTTACATTTTTCTCAGGTGCGGATGAAGCTTTAATCTATGAATCTCTTAAAGAAGACAATGATCATCACCGTATGGACCGTGCAATGGGAAAAATTCAATCAGCAGGTTTCGTATCGATGATTTTAGCTGTATTATTTGGTGCCTATTTTGCACAAGATCTACAGGACCAACAATTTGTCTTTTTAATTGCTTTAGGCTTAGCATTTCATTTCGTGGAATTGATATTAATCTTCTTTGTGAAAAATCCAAGCAATTATGGAGGATATTACAAGGAAAATCCTTTCAATCAAGTAAAATCCGGTATAAAGGCTATACGAAAAGCTCCAACTCTATTACTCTTGTTTTTAAACTTTACTCTAGTGTTTATTCCAGCTGATTCTGTTTATGAAGCATTTAATCAACCTATTTTCACTAACGCAGGTGTCCCTGTAGTTATGATAGGAGTGTTGTATGCACTTGCAGCAATTTTCGGTTTTTTCGCGTCCCAATCAGTAGGATGGTTTACTAGTCGCTTTCCAAGAACGTTCTTAATGACCGTAACAGGAGGCCTAGCTGCTATTGGATTATTCCTATCAGCTATACTAGGAGAATCGATTTGGATTGTAATTGGAGCATTCTTTGTATTACGAATTGGGCAAGCCATTAGAAGACCCATCTACTCACAATTAAAGAATGATTTAATACCATCTGAAATACGTGCAACTACTTTATCACTTATTTCTGTACTAGATTCAGCGTTTGACCTTGTCATTTTTGGACTATTATCAGTTGTTGCCTTCGAGGGATTAACTGGTATTTTACTAGCAAGTAGTGCAATTGCCTTGATAGGAACACTTACTCCAATTGAAAGAGTTAGATGGAGAGTGAAAGAAATATAA
- a CDS encoding polysaccharide deacetylase family protein translates to MYDSSDKNVVTNGLHNEKSVILTFDDGPSRILPQILDVLKDENVPAMFFWQSRLLYPERPWLRAIKEGHIIGTHSINHKDFVKLPFENQLHDLRSSVDVIENVTGEKVNYFRPPFGRYNEDTIKAAQQLGLTTVMWKIASIDWELKDKPEKIICNVVDHLEDGAIILLHELKQTLHILPELIHTIRKKGYSFTTLPHRGSGPR, encoded by the coding sequence GTGTACGACTCAAGTGATAAAAATGTAGTGACAAATGGCCTTCATAACGAAAAGTCAGTCATACTTACCTTTGATGATGGGCCCAGTCGAATCCTACCACAGATTCTGGATGTGCTAAAAGATGAAAATGTGCCAGCTATGTTCTTTTGGCAATCCCGCCTGCTATATCCTGAAAGACCTTGGCTAAGAGCAATAAAAGAAGGTCATATTATTGGAACTCATTCAATAAATCATAAAGATTTTGTGAAATTACCTTTTGAAAATCAGCTACACGATTTGAGGTCTAGTGTTGATGTGATTGAAAACGTGACTGGGGAAAAGGTAAACTACTTCCGTCCTCCTTTTGGCAGGTATAATGAGGATACCATAAAAGCTGCACAACAATTAGGATTAACAACCGTAATGTGGAAAATCGCCTCGATAGATTGGGAGCTAAAAGATAAACCTGAAAAAATCATATGTAATGTCGTAGATCACCTAGAAGACGGAGCCATCATTCTGCTTCACGAACTAAAACAAACTTTACACATACTTCCAGAACTCATCCATACAATTAGAAAAAAGGGCTACTCCTTTACCACTTTACCGCACCGGGGGTCAGGCCCCCGATAA
- a CDS encoding glycosyltransferase family 4 protein, with protein sequence MKVVLVTPNFHQPRGNTVTVRRIANELENLKVQTEIISMTEDNVAATPLPEADVYHGFHAYQFFRFMERLEKKPKSYVITLTGTDLNHNLFDEKTRPIVVSCLQNAKAIHVFNEEAKHILINELPDLSRKTHIVPQGVDRFPQYELDYHKEYQSFLFVLPAGIRKVKNVPFAIESLARLKEKHQNVCLWLVGPVLEEDEGKIVEEFVHTNSSWITYLGQVPHKQMGAIYQQADCILNTSISEGQPSSILEAMAHELPVIVSDNQGNRSIVTHQETGLVYNTSDEFLDYTEQIMNNNELRQMLGKKAKDFVDQHHNSQKEAKHLFDIYQDIQSN encoded by the coding sequence TTGAAAGTAGTCTTAGTTACACCTAATTTTCATCAACCTCGTGGAAACACAGTGACTGTCAGGCGGATAGCAAATGAGTTAGAAAACTTGAAAGTGCAAACAGAGATCATTTCTATGACAGAGGATAATGTAGCAGCTACTCCCCTACCAGAAGCCGATGTTTATCATGGATTTCATGCCTATCAATTTTTTCGCTTTATGGAAAGACTCGAAAAGAAGCCTAAAAGCTATGTCATTACTCTTACTGGTACAGATTTAAATCATAATTTATTTGATGAAAAAACAAGACCAATTGTCGTTTCTTGCCTACAGAATGCAAAAGCGATACACGTATTCAATGAGGAAGCGAAACACATCTTAATAAATGAATTACCTGACCTATCAAGGAAGACTCATATTGTTCCACAAGGTGTAGACCGTTTTCCACAGTATGAGCTTGATTACCATAAGGAATATCAGTCATTTCTATTTGTTCTCCCTGCCGGAATTCGTAAAGTGAAAAATGTTCCTTTTGCTATTGAGTCTTTGGCACGTTTAAAAGAAAAACACCAGAATGTTTGTTTATGGTTAGTAGGTCCTGTCCTTGAGGAAGATGAAGGTAAAATTGTAGAGGAATTTGTACATACAAATAGTAGTTGGATTACCTATCTCGGGCAAGTACCGCATAAACAAATGGGTGCGATATATCAGCAAGCAGATTGTATACTCAATACATCTATATCTGAAGGTCAACCCTCTTCTATTTTAGAAGCAATGGCTCACGAGCTACCCGTGATTGTCTCTGATAATCAAGGCAATCGAAGCATCGTTACTCATCAAGAAACGGGTTTAGTTTATAACACATCAGACGAATTTCTTGATTATACAGAACAAATCATGAATAATAACGAATTAAGACAAATGTTAGGGAAAAAAGCTAAAGACTTTGTAGACCAACATCACAATAGTCAAAAAGAAGCAAAACATTTGTTTGATATCTATCAAGATATTCAATCTAATTAA
- a CDS encoding putative metal-dependent hydrolase: protein MDERYPVGNFQFSGELTSEVIEEWITEIERLPVLLRDAVSKLNITQLKTPYREGGWTILQVVHHLADSHMNAFIRFKLALTENKPVIKTYEEALWAEHIDYTLPIEIPLNLLDSLHKRLVSFLRDLNLEDLQRTFIHPDSGEISVAKNIGLYAWHGRHHLAHITTVTTRNGW, encoded by the coding sequence ATGGATGAAAGATATCCGGTTGGAAATTTTCAGTTTAGTGGCGAACTAACTAGTGAAGTGATAGAAGAGTGGATTACAGAAATTGAAAGACTACCAGTATTACTTCGAGATGCAGTTAGTAAATTAAATATTACTCAGTTGAAAACTCCTTACCGAGAGGGTGGATGGACCATTCTTCAAGTAGTACATCACTTAGCAGACAGTCATATGAATGCCTTTATCCGTTTTAAACTGGCATTGACTGAAAACAAACCGGTCATTAAAACATACGAAGAAGCACTATGGGCTGAACATATAGATTACACGTTACCCATTGAAATTCCATTAAATTTGCTTGATTCTTTACATAAACGATTAGTCTCTTTTTTAAGAGACCTTAATCTTGAAGACTTACAAAGAACATTTATCCATCCTGACTCTGGAGAAATTTCAGTCGCTAAAAATATCGGCTTATACGCATGGCACGGTCGCCACCACTTAGCACATATCACAACCGTTACTACTCGTAATGGTTGGTAA
- the phnD gene encoding phosphate/phosphite/phosphonate ABC transporter substrate-binding protein, with translation MKKCLQIWLVVCLVFILSACGAADKSEPFTIGVIPAQTEGSMEAAMEKLQTTISEGIDKDVKVEVYPDYNGVVEAMNYNKIDMAYFGPLTYVIANQKSGAQAIITQVIDGKPYYHSYVITHKDNPWNTLEDLLDTRSEVDFAFGDINSTSGSLIPSIELQDRGVYQSEDEHEFKSVRFTGSHDATGLAVQNKQVSAGAIDSAIYNQLVESGKLDGDQLKVIWTSKELFQYPWAVHKDLDNDTIKALQDTFLGITDPEILDAFGATGFTTATNEDYESIKQAAIKQGIIEEE, from the coding sequence ATGAAAAAATGTTTACAAATTTGGTTGGTTGTCTGTTTAGTCTTTATCCTCTCTGCCTGTGGAGCAGCTGATAAAAGTGAACCATTTACAATCGGAGTAATTCCTGCTCAAACCGAGGGTTCTATGGAAGCCGCCATGGAAAAGTTACAAACAACCATTTCTGAAGGTATAGACAAAGATGTAAAAGTTGAAGTTTATCCGGATTATAATGGTGTAGTTGAAGCAATGAACTACAATAAAATAGATATGGCCTACTTTGGACCATTAACTTATGTTATTGCTAACCAAAAAAGCGGTGCTCAAGCAATCATAACGCAAGTTATTGATGGAAAGCCTTATTATCATTCCTATGTAATTACACATAAGGATAATCCTTGGAACACTCTAGAGGACCTTTTAGATACACGTTCGGAAGTTGATTTTGCTTTTGGTGATATTAACTCGACTTCTGGTTCGTTAATTCCAAGCATTGAATTACAAGATCGTGGTGTATATCAATCTGAAGATGAACATGAATTTAAGTCCGTACGTTTTACTGGATCCCATGACGCAACTGGGTTAGCAGTGCAGAATAAACAAGTGTCTGCTGGTGCAATTGATAGTGCTATTTATAACCAACTAGTAGAATCAGGTAAATTAGATGGTGATCAACTTAAGGTTATCTGGACATCTAAGGAGCTTTTCCAATATCCATGGGCTGTTCATAAAGATCTAGACAATGATACGATTAAGGCTTTACAAGACACGTTTTTAGGTATTACTGACCCAGAAATCCTTGATGCATTTGGGGCAACTGGCTTTACAACAGCAACAAATGAAGATTATGAAAGCATTAAACAAGCAGCGATTAAACAAGGAATTATTGAAGAAGAATAG
- a CDS encoding YjbQ family protein, protein MLKKFSIQTNNRSQMIEVTAEIQKMVHELNIQDSSVIVYCPHTTAGITINENADPDVKMDMIRRFDEIYPWNHQLDRHMEGNTAAHLKASTVGASQYVIVSEGRLLLGTWQGIYFCEFDGPRNRTFYVKVL, encoded by the coding sequence ATGTTAAAGAAGTTTTCAATTCAAACAAACAATCGAAGTCAGATGATTGAAGTGACAGCGGAAATCCAAAAGATGGTTCATGAGTTGAACATTCAAGATAGTAGTGTTATTGTATATTGTCCACACACGACTGCAGGAATCACAATAAACGAAAATGCTGATCCAGATGTGAAAATGGACATGATTCGCCGCTTTGATGAAATCTATCCCTGGAATCATCAATTAGATCGGCATATGGAAGGAAATACAGCTGCTCATTTGAAGGCAAGTACAGTTGGAGCTTCACAATATGTCATCGTAAGTGAAGGGCGACTTCTATTAGGTACGTGGCAAGGAATCTATTTTTGTGAATTTGATGGCCCGCGAAACAGAACATTTTATGTGAAGGTTCTATAA
- a CDS encoding 3-ketoacyl-ACP reductase, whose amino-acid sequence MESLQGKTALITGAGRGIGRATAIALAKEGVNIGLVGRTMDNLEKVASELSEYNVEVSAAVGDVADLESITNAVEHIKGDLGSIDILINNAGIAKFGGFLDLTPEEWESIIQVNLMGVYNATRAVLPGMIEQKTGDIINVSSSAGQKGAPVTSAYSASKFAVLGLTESLMLEVRKHNIRVSALTPSTVATDLAIETNLISENNPEKFMQPEDLAELMVAHLKLNRRVFVKSAGLWSTNPS is encoded by the coding sequence ATGGAAAGTTTACAAGGTAAAACAGCGCTTATTACTGGTGCAGGTAGAGGAATTGGCCGTGCTACTGCTATAGCCCTTGCAAAAGAAGGTGTAAATATCGGTCTTGTTGGTCGTACAATGGACAATCTCGAAAAAGTAGCCTCGGAATTGAGTGAGTATAATGTTGAGGTGTCTGCAGCAGTTGGGGATGTCGCAGACTTAGAATCAATAACGAATGCAGTTGAACATATAAAGGGCGACCTAGGTTCGATAGATATTCTTATTAATAATGCAGGAATTGCGAAGTTCGGGGGTTTTCTTGACCTAACCCCTGAAGAGTGGGAGTCAATTATTCAAGTTAATTTAATGGGTGTATACAATGCGACAAGAGCTGTTTTACCAGGAATGATCGAGCAGAAAACAGGAGATATCATCAATGTATCTTCATCTGCTGGTCAAAAGGGAGCACCTGTAACTAGTGCTTATAGTGCATCAAAGTTTGCCGTATTAGGTCTTACTGAATCGCTTATGTTAGAAGTAAGAAAACATAACATTCGTGTTAGTGCCTTAACACCTAGTACTGTTGCCACAGACCTGGCAATTGAAACGAACTTAATTAGTGAAAATAACCCAGAGAAATTTATGCAACCTGAGGATCTTGCCGAATTAATGGTAGCCCACCTAAAATTAAACCGTCGTGTTTTTGTGAAATCCGCGGGACTATGGTCAACCAATCCATCCTAA